A stretch of the Candidatus Hydrogenedentota bacterium genome encodes the following:
- a CDS encoding transposase produces the protein MKTSRFYRMRLPHWEVDRNVYFVTLRLVGTLPREVEHEIRIRTEALLSAPNDKIRRLHREAFRILDDALDSRQQRALFNDARLANVCVSAIEHRVNSGRWENVEYVVMPNHLHVFFELRQGTLETEIVGFKRWTTSHLRRLIASDGKAIWQREWFDHWSRSAVEDQRIIEYIRDNPVKAGLVEDYRMWPYGSWNNS, from the coding sequence ATGAAAACCTCACGCTTCTATCGCATGCGCCTTCCCCACTGGGAAGTCGACCGCAACGTGTACTTTGTAACGTTGCGCTTGGTGGGCACATTGCCGCGAGAGGTAGAGCATGAGATTCGGATTCGAACGGAAGCGTTGCTCTCTGCGCCGAACGATAAGATTAGACGTCTTCATCGCGAAGCCTTTCGTATCCTGGACGACGCATTGGATTCGCGCCAACAGAGGGCGCTATTCAACGATGCACGGCTCGCAAACGTCTGCGTCAGCGCTATCGAGCACAGAGTGAATTCTGGACGGTGGGAAAACGTGGAGTATGTGGTCATGCCGAATCATCTCCACGTATTTTTCGAATTGCGGCAAGGGACGCTAGAAACCGAGATTGTCGGCTTTAAACGCTGGACGACTTCGCATCTGCGACGGCTCATCGCAAGCGATGGCAAGGCGATTTGGCAACGCGAATGGTTCGACCATTGGTCGCGTTCGGCGGTAGAAGACCAACGAATCATAGAGTACATAAGAGACAACCCGGTCAAGGCGGGTCTGGTCGAGGATTATCGCATGTGGCCGTACGGCTCCTGGAACAATAGCTGA